From the genome of Psychrilyobacter atlanticus DSM 19335, one region includes:
- a CDS encoding tetratricopeptide repeat protein, producing the protein MKKKLLILSLLIVVSGQIFATDRDDMKYIDKLYEAKEYSMATDELKTFVGKYPESSYQKVALERLSKTLYLNKEYKSSVTYFNQYLKLDRLKIDEKNEAHYYLARNLTYLKDYNGAKKEINLIDKNSPKKIDAVYYLGISYYENARYEEAKKTFKYLITKPERSKDALLYISLSSYNNKEYVNSTIYLDEYLKGSTEGKNIELASYMYGMNQYKLGNKDLAIKKLTDVETNYPQSKYIADVRYGLLDIYLSNGEMTKADEYYKKLMGGSNEEKANILLANNYFAQKNYETSMKYYELVDNSKDPKVIYGSAFSMFKVGESKGGIEGEKLVERSKEDFKKLLGTNLNSEGIYYMALIDFRAEKYSEVIKDLKSYDESKMKREYKSNIDLFLGKSYFETKNYKKAKIYYTDVYNRTQSKEGLYQLILVNSRLGDLKNIKLRFDEYKTKFSTDIEYRQKIYLTVGNTYYKGGDIKGAKNTYKEYLRSYNDTKISENLITILVADGSYKDLVTYLTPQPKTAENRYLLGIAYLGLTQYEKAVEKFEGVIIGKDASLAQKEKASYNLIKTHFAAKNYENAIRSAKQYFAVNEYKKYSHEVMDLEALSNFRMGKYSEAREKFGELGKTPKYKGYSQFQIAETYYNEGKFDLSLKGYNDIYEENKKGEYALRSLYWGINILYTQEKYEDVIKKSGEFNLEYPESNYIADVNFYRADAYFKLNDIKSAAKTYTKIYQEASEEKLKNKTAKELTTLYYNVDDYENANLWKEKISDSNEKIYLSALIYEKQGKIDLAVVEYKKLIDNVEYGSKVNFNLATHYYKGKNYDESKKYYENILKVENGPYKDTATYRIGQIYFNSKDYSKALRNFMRIELLYEESNLREAAKLKIATTYELQKEDEKAKRTYEEFYETYPKSKYKSLILEKLLVININENKIEKAKIYYDELLVTNKGVAENYTSYFEKKEDKKEDVAQVDTGNKEEVKEEKKSNNN; encoded by the coding sequence GTGAAGAAAAAATTATTAATTTTGTCCCTTTTGATTGTAGTGAGTGGTCAAATTTTTGCTACAGATAGAGATGACATGAAATATATTGATAAATTATACGAAGCTAAAGAATATTCCATGGCAACAGATGAATTAAAAACCTTTGTAGGGAAATACCCTGAGAGCAGTTATCAAAAAGTAGCGCTAGAAAGACTGTCTAAGACTCTCTATTTGAATAAAGAGTATAAAAGTTCTGTAACTTATTTTAACCAATATTTAAAATTAGATAGATTAAAAATAGATGAAAAAAACGAAGCACACTATTATTTAGCTAGAAATTTGACCTATCTAAAGGATTATAATGGAGCAAAAAAAGAAATAAATTTAATAGATAAAAATTCTCCTAAAAAAATAGATGCTGTTTACTATTTAGGAATATCCTACTATGAAAACGCCAGATATGAGGAGGCTAAAAAAACTTTTAAATATCTTATTACAAAACCTGAAAGATCAAAAGATGCCCTCTTATATATATCCCTGTCATCTTATAATAACAAGGAGTATGTCAACAGTACAATCTATTTAGATGAATATTTAAAGGGATCAACTGAGGGTAAGAACATAGAGTTAGCCAGTTATATGTATGGGATGAACCAATACAAGCTGGGGAATAAGGATTTGGCTATAAAGAAATTAACAGATGTAGAAACAAATTATCCACAGAGCAAGTATATAGCAGATGTAAGATATGGTCTTTTGGACATCTATTTGTCTAATGGAGAGATGACAAAAGCAGACGAGTACTATAAAAAATTAATGGGTGGTAGTAATGAGGAAAAAGCTAATATACTCTTGGCTAATAATTATTTTGCCCAAAAAAATTATGAAACTTCTATGAAATATTATGAACTGGTAGATAATTCTAAAGATCCTAAAGTTATATATGGGTCAGCTTTTAGTATGTTTAAAGTAGGGGAATCAAAGGGTGGTATAGAGGGTGAAAAATTAGTTGAAAGATCAAAAGAAGACTTTAAAAAACTTTTGGGAACAAATTTAAATTCTGAAGGAATCTATTATATGGCATTGATAGATTTTAGAGCTGAAAAATATAGTGAAGTCATCAAAGATTTAAAATCATATGATGAGTCTAAGATGAAAAGGGAATATAAGAGCAATATAGACCTCTTTTTGGGAAAATCATATTTTGAGACAAAAAACTATAAAAAAGCCAAAATTTATTATACCGATGTTTACAATAGAACACAGAGTAAGGAAGGTCTTTATCAGCTGATCTTGGTTAACAGCAGATTAGGAGATCTTAAAAATATAAAGTTAAGATTCGATGAATATAAAACTAAATTTTCTACAGATATAGAGTATAGACAAAAGATCTACCTTACAGTGGGAAATACATATTATAAAGGTGGAGATATAAAGGGAGCTAAAAATACTTATAAAGAATATCTGAGGTCTTATAATGATACTAAAATTTCAGAGAACTTGATAACTATTTTAGTTGCAGATGGAAGTTATAAGGACCTGGTAACATACTTGACTCCCCAGCCTAAGACAGCGGAAAATAGATATCTTTTAGGAATCGCATATCTAGGGTTGACACAATATGAGAAAGCTGTAGAAAAATTTGAAGGTGTAATAATAGGGAAAGATGCAAGTCTGGCTCAAAAAGAAAAAGCCAGCTATAACCTAATAAAAACTCACTTTGCTGCTAAAAATTATGAAAATGCTATAAGATCTGCAAAACAGTATTTTGCAGTGAATGAATATAAAAAATATAGCCATGAAGTGATGGATTTAGAAGCTCTATCAAATTTTAGGATGGGAAAATATTCAGAAGCCAGGGAAAAATTTGGTGAACTGGGTAAAACCCCAAAATATAAAGGTTATAGTCAATTTCAAATAGCTGAAACATATTACAATGAAGGAAAATTTGACCTATCTTTAAAGGGATATAACGATATCTACGAAGAGAATAAAAAGGGTGAATATGCTTTAAGATCTCTATATTGGGGGATAAATATCCTCTATACCCAAGAAAAATATGAAGATGTAATTAAAAAAAGTGGAGAGTTCAATTTAGAATATCCAGAGAGTAATTATATAGCAGATGTTAATTTTTATAGGGCAGATGCGTATTTCAAATTAAATGATATAAAGAGTGCAGCTAAAACTTATACGAAAATATATCAAGAGGCAAGTGAGGAAAAATTAAAAAATAAAACAGCTAAGGAACTTACAACTTTGTATTACAATGTAGATGACTATGAAAACGCCAACCTATGGAAGGAAAAAATAAGTGATTCCAATGAAAAGATATACTTGTCGGCACTTATCTACGAAAAACAAGGAAAGATTGATCTTGCTGTAGTGGAATATAAAAAACTCATAGATAATGTGGAGTATGGGAGTAAAGTTAATTTTAATTTAGCAACTCATTACTACAAGGGAAAAAACTATGATGAATCAAAAAAATATTATGAAAATATATTAAAGGTAGAAAATGGTCCCTATAAGGATACTGCCACATACCGTATAGGGCAGATATACTTTAACTCAAAGGATTATAGTAAGGCACTTAGAAACTTTATGAGGATAGAACTTTTATACGAAGAAAGCAATCTGAGGGAAGCAGCAAAATTAAAGATTGCAACGACCTATGAACTCCAAAAAGAGGATGAAAAAGCTAAAAGAACCTATGAAGAGTTTTATGAAACTTATCCTAAGAGTAAATACAAAAGCTTAATATTAGAAAAATTATTGGTAATAAACATCAATGAAAATAAGATAGAGAAAGCCAAAATATATTACGATGAATTATTGGTAACAAATAAAGGTGTTGCAGAAAATTACACTTCATACTTTGAAAAAAAAGAAGATAAAAAAGAAGACGTGGCACAAGTAGATACCGGAAACAAAGAAGAAGTTAAAGAGGAAAAAAAATCAAACAATAATTAG
- a CDS encoding MotA/TolQ/ExbB proton channel family protein, with protein MIEIFKSGGMLMYGILLLSILGTTVIIERFVYFLKNEKGIKDQLKAQLEEAITSKDKELAVSLCESENSSSLKVLKELILEHNFDGKVDIEYLEEKARERALIEIPKLENHMWLLGVVAHVTPLVGLLGTVSGMIAAFRVIAVVGSGKPEMLADGISQALITTAAGLTVAIPALILYNYYNKKIDHVVNEIEKTTVEFINSLRK; from the coding sequence ATGATAGAAATATTTAAAAGTGGTGGAATGTTGATGTACGGAATTCTCCTACTATCTATATTGGGGACAACAGTAATAATAGAGAGATTTGTATATTTTCTAAAGAACGAAAAAGGAATAAAAGATCAGTTGAAAGCACAGTTGGAGGAAGCAATTACCTCTAAAGATAAGGAATTAGCTGTAAGCTTATGTGAAAGTGAGAATTCATCTAGTTTAAAAGTATTAAAAGAACTTATATTAGAACATAATTTTGATGGAAAGGTAGATATCGAATATCTGGAAGAAAAAGCCAGAGAAAGAGCGTTAATAGAGATTCCTAAGTTAGAAAACCATATGTGGTTATTAGGAGTGGTGGCTCACGTGACTCCATTGGTAGGATTATTAGGAACTGTATCTGGAATGATCGCAGCATTTAGAGTCATCGCAGTAGTAGGGTCAGGTAAGCCAGAGATGCTGGCAGATGGGATATCTCAAGCCTTGATCACTACAGCAGCAGGACTTACAGTAGCTATACCAGCACTTATATTATATAATTATTATAATAAAAAGATCGATCATGTGGTAAATGAAATAGAAAAAACTACCGTTGAGTTTATCAACTCTCTTAGAAAATAA
- a CDS encoding ExbD/TolR family protein, protein MKIQRLKRKNSKSLILDMTPLIDVVFLLLIFFMVATTFQDVDSSVNIELPKSSSEHKITIKTLEVKINKDLEIYLIVKDLNGKNEMMKVDQGDLKEKLGQRLELAEDKNVIVSADKSVNYQSLIEVLDIAKEAGAGSLDLNTKSLD, encoded by the coding sequence ATGAAAATACAAAGACTGAAGAGGAAAAATAGTAAAAGTTTAATCTTGGATATGACTCCATTGATAGATGTAGTATTTTTACTCCTAATATTTTTTATGGTGGCTACAACGTTTCAAGATGTAGATTCTAGTGTAAACATTGAACTGCCAAAATCTAGTTCAGAGCATAAAATAACTATTAAAACTTTAGAAGTAAAGATAAATAAAGATTTAGAAATATATCTTATAGTAAAAGACTTAAATGGTAAAAATGAGATGATGAAAGTAGATCAAGGAGATCTAAAGGAAAAATTAGGACAGAGATTAGAACTTGCAGAGGATAAAAATGTAATCGTAAGTGCTGATAAGAGTGTAAACTACCAATCTCTGATAGAGGTATTAGATATAGCTAAGGAAGCGGGAGCAGGTTCATTAGACCTCAATACTAAAAGTTTAGATTAG
- a CDS encoding TonB family protein, which translates to MKTDRNDYFNKIFVGVLILHIIFLYIMPGLKKIVIQEPEVSKITIGINNYSVDSAPKKIIENEKSAEITEPKEVLPVEDKEEKVTEKKEEIKKEIPEKIEKKVESPKILQVTQSFDDLDILESLDSPREVSKSREDIKPKIIKVSEVEDRNKNKEFKDRELNEVTDNSKDRMEENLDLVEAAIVDNRSEKIMVKNDSKDGVEDIRWNNLMSEENPNIIGPKSGLKVGSVDGKSKVIWDPSNKDPKYPLEAEKNAQTADVKIILDVDADGKVLRVRLIKTGVDIIDRAVESKARDWNIKLINSGMAISGSVMVEYKFKLKGRE; encoded by the coding sequence GTGAAAACAGATAGAAATGATTATTTTAATAAAATATTTGTAGGAGTCCTTATCCTTCATATAATATTCCTCTATATAATGCCAGGTTTAAAAAAAATAGTGATACAGGAACCGGAAGTAAGTAAGATTACAATTGGGATAAATAATTATTCTGTTGATAGTGCTCCTAAGAAAATTATTGAAAATGAGAAATCTGCAGAAATTACAGAACCAAAAGAAGTTTTACCAGTAGAGGATAAAGAGGAAAAAGTTACAGAGAAAAAAGAGGAGATAAAGAAAGAAATCCCTGAGAAGATAGAAAAAAAAGTGGAATCTCCAAAAATACTACAGGTTACCCAGTCATTTGATGATTTGGATATACTAGAAAGTTTAGATTCTCCTAGAGAGGTAAGTAAAAGCAGGGAAGACATTAAACCTAAGATAATAAAGGTTTCAGAGGTAGAAGATAGAAATAAAAACAAGGAATTTAAAGACAGGGAATTAAATGAAGTTACTGATAATTCCAAAGATAGAATGGAAGAGAATTTAGATCTAGTAGAAGCTGCAATAGTTGACAATAGATCAGAAAAAATTATGGTAAAAAATGACTCAAAAGACGGGGTAGAAGATATAAGATGGAATAACCTCATGAGTGAAGAAAATCCAAATATAATAGGGCCTAAATCAGGGTTAAAAGTAGGGTCTGTAGATGGGAAATCTAAAGTTATCTGGGATCCATCCAACAAAGATCCAAAATATCCTCTGGAAGCTGAGAAAAATGCTCAAACTGCCGATGTAAAAATAATCTTAGATGTAGATGCTGATGGAAAAGTACTTAGAGTAAGATTAATAAAAACAGGGGTAGATATAATAGATAGAGCTGTAGAAAGTAAAGCCCGTGACTGGAATATAAAACTTATAAATAGCGGAATGGCTATAAGTGGAAGTGTCATGGTGGAATATAAATTTAAGTTAAAAGGTAGGGAATAG
- a CDS encoding sigma-54-dependent transcriptional regulator, whose amino-acid sequence MNILGINLTEKIKESLLENLDGDFSFENSYNNIGDYIENTKYNLIVMDIDGLEEIDRTKTVIKEIYDNQNKAIIVTLGERATLNLIAWAIQLGIYDYLLKPIEEDEVIKIVEKALKDQKLKAEKLKKKETPKGTVIGNSPKMVEVYKKIGKVATNKIPVLISGEKGNGKKAVAKSIHRFSCLKEKPFVSVNCTAYQKEFLDRKLFGYEKGNIFESQVEQIGILEKGYGGSIHLGNIESLDLTLQAKLLGVLQEGAFFRVGGSKLIKTDIRIIATTSVNLEELIMNGNFIEELYHRLRILEIEIPPLRERKDDIPLMIHHFIKRFNEEFSKGVKGVSTPAMKKIMRYDWPGNVRELKSAVKSAMVLSRGKSILVEDLPSNIIGNKTTKRRGDVQDWILSDWVEGEIQMLQGSNQKDYYGNIISRVERELIRQVLEVANGKKVEAAETLGITRNTLRTKMNNYNLD is encoded by the coding sequence ATGAATATATTAGGGATAAATTTAACGGAAAAAATAAAGGAATCATTACTGGAGAATTTAGATGGAGACTTCTCTTTTGAAAATAGCTATAATAATATAGGAGATTATATAGAAAACACTAAATATAATCTGATAGTTATGGATATAGATGGTTTAGAAGAGATAGATAGAACCAAAACAGTGATAAAAGAGATCTATGACAACCAAAATAAGGCTATAATTGTAACCTTAGGAGAGAGAGCAACATTAAACTTAATAGCCTGGGCAATTCAATTGGGAATATATGATTATCTGCTTAAACCCATTGAAGAGGATGAGGTAATAAAGATAGTTGAAAAAGCATTAAAGGATCAAAAATTAAAAGCTGAAAAACTGAAGAAAAAAGAAACTCCCAAAGGAACAGTAATTGGAAACAGTCCTAAGATGGTAGAAGTATATAAAAAAATTGGTAAGGTAGCAACAAATAAAATACCGGTATTAATAAGCGGGGAAAAGGGGAATGGTAAGAAAGCAGTAGCCAAATCGATCCATAGATTCAGCTGTCTGAAGGAAAAACCATTTGTCAGTGTAAACTGTACCGCATATCAAAAAGAGTTCTTAGACAGAAAGTTATTTGGATATGAGAAGGGAAATATATTTGAATCACAGGTAGAGCAAATAGGGATTTTAGAAAAAGGTTATGGGGGATCGATCCATTTAGGAAATATAGAATCATTGGATCTGACACTTCAGGCAAAATTATTAGGAGTACTTCAAGAAGGAGCATTCTTTAGAGTAGGTGGATCAAAGCTCATTAAAACTGATATTAGGATCATAGCTACTACCAGTGTGAACTTAGAAGAGTTGATAATGAATGGAAATTTCATCGAAGAGCTATACCATAGATTGAGAATATTAGAAATAGAGATACCGCCACTAAGAGAGAGAAAAGATGACATACCTCTTATGATCCATCATTTCATCAAAAGATTTAATGAGGAATTTTCTAAAGGAGTCAAGGGAGTATCTACTCCAGCTATGAAAAAAATAATGAGATATGACTGGCCGGGAAATGTAAGGGAATTAAAATCAGCTGTAAAATCAGCCATGGTATTATCTAGAGGTAAGAGTATCTTAGTAGAAGACCTGCCTTCAAATATTATTGGAAATAAAACTACCAAAAGAAGGGGAGATGTTCAAGACTGGATATTATCTGACTGGGTAGAGGGAGAGATCCAAATGTTACAGGGATCTAATCAAAAAGATTATTATGGAAATATAATATCTAGAGTAGAGAGAGAATTAATCAGACAGGTATTAGAAGTGGCCAATGGAAAAAAAGTAGAAGCAGCAGAAACGCTGGGAATAACAAGAAATACATTAAGAACAAAGATGAATAACTATAATTTAGATTAG
- the dnaX gene encoding DNA polymerase III subunit gamma/tau: MHITLYRKYRPSTFDEVAGETDIIKTIKNSLKENKMAHAYLFTGPRGVGKTTTARLIAKGLNCMENGVTDTPCNKCENCIDISKNKFIDLIEIDAASNRGIDEIRSLKDKINYQPAKGRKKVYIIDEVHMLTKEAFNALLKTLEEPPAHVIFILATTEPDKILETIISRCQRYDFKPVNQKESIDHLLMIAESEGVKIDDSSLGLIYEKSGGSMRDAISIFEKLISSCYGEEITLEKTEKILGVIPEKKLAEFLDIISKNDLVHGINFLDSLWNDSINVEEFLKSFAYYLKELMIEKKSPFNIMKSIAIIEDIFEVMGKFRYEEDKRILGYVILHKITEFKEEVAIHELPVQAPVQEKIVEKIVYVEKEVPASSEEAVETPKIVEKTVDISIDDVKTNWNDIVNESKRRKMPLISFLSTATPTKIEDGFLHIGFYAENRFHKESMEKPYYNDIFLGVLKDKFGGRVLVKYDLLNEKNKVVEDKSDFVERVVDFFDGELI; this comes from the coding sequence ATGCATATAACACTTTATAGAAAGTATAGACCCAGTACCTTTGATGAGGTCGCTGGAGAAACCGATATAATAAAAACTATAAAAAATTCTTTAAAGGAAAATAAGATGGCTCATGCATATTTATTTACAGGGCCTAGAGGAGTAGGAAAGACTACTACTGCAAGACTGATAGCCAAGGGATTAAATTGTATGGAAAATGGTGTTACCGATACACCTTGTAATAAATGTGAAAACTGTATAGACATCAGTAAAAATAAGTTTATAGACCTTATAGAGATTGATGCGGCATCAAATCGTGGAATCGATGAGATCAGATCACTGAAAGATAAGATAAACTATCAACCTGCTAAGGGAAGAAAAAAGGTATATATAATAGATGAGGTCCATATGCTGACGAAGGAAGCCTTTAACGCTCTCCTAAAGACATTGGAAGAACCACCAGCTCATGTTATCTTTATCCTGGCAACTACTGAACCGGATAAGATATTAGAGACTATTATCTCAAGATGTCAAAGATATGATTTTAAACCTGTAAACCAAAAAGAATCCATAGATCATCTTCTTATGATCGCTGAATCTGAAGGAGTAAAAATAGATGATTCTAGTTTAGGATTGATCTATGAAAAATCCGGTGGGAGTATGAGAGATGCTATCTCTATCTTTGAAAAATTAATATCTTCATGTTATGGAGAAGAAATTACTTTGGAAAAGACAGAGAAAATATTGGGAGTTATCCCGGAAAAAAAATTGGCAGAATTTTTGGATATCATCTCAAAGAATGACCTGGTCCATGGGATCAACTTTTTAGATAGTTTATGGAATGACTCTATAAATGTAGAGGAGTTTTTAAAAAGTTTCGCTTATTATCTAAAGGAACTGATGATTGAAAAAAAATCACCTTTTAATATCATGAAATCTATAGCAATTATAGAAGATATATTTGAGGTAATGGGTAAATTCAGGTATGAAGAGGACAAAAGAATCTTAGGATATGTTATCTTACATAAGATAACAGAATTTAAAGAGGAAGTGGCAATTCATGAATTGCCTGTACAAGCACCAGTACAGGAAAAGATAGTAGAAAAAATAGTATATGTGGAAAAAGAGGTTCCTGCTAGTTCCGAAGAAGCAGTAGAAACTCCTAAGATAGTAGAAAAAACAGTAGATATAAGTATAGATGATGTCAAGACAAATTGGAATGATATTGTAAATGAATCTAAGAGAAGAAAGATGCCGCTGATCTCATTTTTATCGACTGCTACACCTACTAAGATAGAAGATGGATTTCTGCATATTGGATTTTATGCAGAGAATAGATTCCATAAAGAAAGCATGGAAAAGCCATATTACAACGATATATTCTTAGGTGTACTCAAAGATAAATTTGGAGGAAGAGTACTTGTAAAATATGACCTTTTAAATGAGAAGAATAAAGTTGTAGAAGATAAAAGTGATTTTGTAGAAAGAGTAGTGGACTTTTTTGATGGTGAACTTATC